A portion of the Luxibacter massiliensis genome contains these proteins:
- a CDS encoding cation:proton antiporter, producing MDSYSYLLDLAIILLSTKVLGLLTKKVQMPQVVGALLAGLILGPAGAGILSETSFLHEVAEIGVIVLMFCAGMETDIKELKASGKASFVIALCGVIVPLAGGYGAAYFFNRPDMIASDAGASVFLQNIFIGVILTATSVSITVETLKELGKLKTRSGNAILGAAIIDDILGIIALTIVTSMADSSVKIGTVMLKILGFFAFAGVVGFLFYRLYKNWVDTAKKELHRHTIIAFVFCLLMSYIAEVVFGVADITGAFIAGLIISNVRRSTYLQSKFDTISYLLLSPVFFASIGLKVVLPEMSSAIIWFSVVLTIVAILTKVVGCGVGAKLCKYQNYQAKRIGVGMISRGEVALIVASKGAALGLLSSAFLGPVIIVVVMTTIITPVMLKLVFKQGTAATAEQLVPEGERVTSYYENANEIRGEGR from the coding sequence ATGGACAGTTATAGTTATTTATTGGATTTGGCAATCATTTTACTATCTACAAAGGTGCTGGGACTCTTGACAAAGAAAGTACAGATGCCCCAGGTGGTGGGGGCACTTTTAGCAGGGTTAATTCTGGGCCCGGCAGGGGCGGGGATTCTCAGCGAGACTTCATTCTTACATGAAGTGGCAGAGATTGGTGTTATAGTCCTGATGTTCTGCGCAGGCATGGAGACAGATATTAAGGAGCTGAAGGCCAGTGGTAAGGCATCTTTTGTGATTGCACTTTGTGGCGTGATTGTGCCTCTTGCCGGGGGATATGGGGCGGCATACTTTTTTAACAGGCCGGATATGATTGCCTCAGATGCCGGCGCCAGCGTGTTTCTGCAGAATATTTTTATCGGTGTTATTTTGACGGCCACATCTGTGAGTATCACGGTGGAGACACTTAAAGAATTGGGGAAGCTGAAAACGCGTTCAGGGAATGCAATACTTGGGGCTGCTATTATAGATGATATTCTTGGGATTATTGCCTTAACAATTGTGACCAGTATGGCGGATTCGTCAGTCAAGATAGGGACCGTCATGCTCAAAATCTTAGGCTTCTTTGCATTTGCAGGGGTGGTCGGGTTTTTGTTTTACAGATTGTATAAAAACTGGGTGGACACAGCAAAAAAGGAACTGCACCGCCACACAATTATCGCATTTGTTTTCTGCCTGCTGATGTCTTATATCGCAGAAGTAGTATTTGGTGTGGCGGATATCACAGGTGCCTTTATAGCCGGATTAATTATTTCTAATGTCAGACGTTCTACTTATTTGCAAAGCAAATTTGACACTATTTCATATTTGCTTTTGTCGCCAGTATTTTTTGCCAGTATTGGCCTGAAAGTTGTATTGCCTGAAATGTCCTCAGCCATTATTTGGTTTTCCGTGGTTCTGACTATTGTAGCTATTCTGACGAAAGTGGTGGGGTGCGGAGTTGGAGCAAAGCTGTGTAAATATCAAAACTATCAGGCTAAACGTATCGGCGTGGGAATGATCTCCAGGGGTGAGGTGGCGCTGATCGTGGCAAGTAAAGGGGCTGCCCTGGGACTGCTTAGTTCAGCTTTCTTAGGCCCTGTCATTATTGTCGTAGTAATGACCACAATTATCACCCCTGTCATGCTGAAATTGGTGTTTAAACAGGGAACCGCAGCAACTGCAGAGCAGTTAGTGCCTGAGGGCGAGAGGGTTACAAGTTATTACGAGAATGCAAATGAAATACGGGGGGAAGGGCGCTGA
- a CDS encoding DUF1958 domain-containing protein, which produces MRWSGKVKVSSVFLAVVLGMFPVQGVHAQRALDVARDRGYQLEERYQPAGSIITEFHTGQILWQEAAQKAWPPASMTKLMTVLVAYDAMAEGKFALDTQVEVTAKYVDIAGRYALSNNKMTLGTSYTVSELIDLIIVPSSAAATYMLADLIEPDPDKFVGLMNQKAKSLGMSQTKYYNCVGVRNDLLQPYQPAQIPINSDNVTSPEDYALLCSYFVKTYPDILNHTKYPKIVVKEGTPYEEKFDSYQISLEGAKYGLKGTDGLKTGSSDTAGFNYSSTAQRGDTRLIEVVMGVSYWEDQTGEEIRHLVGNAIMEQAFEKYEYRLVLEEGKHTIGGKEIVTETDFWDCVPKKVKKIPFNLKDGKVCVDLEREYLPGYEAPSVPYQAAGTAIPGGRIAGTILKITAGIFIAAVLAVAVRIGYVYYKKQQRKRRRRKHQERSPGRGQKHFQ; this is translated from the coding sequence ATGAGATGGTCGGGAAAAGTCAAGGTTAGTTCTGTCTTTCTGGCAGTAGTTCTGGGAATGTTTCCAGTACAAGGGGTCCATGCACAGCGGGCCCTGGACGTGGCGCGGGACAGGGGGTATCAGCTGGAGGAGCGGTATCAGCCTGCAGGATCTATTATAACAGAATTCCATACAGGGCAGATTCTATGGCAGGAGGCAGCGCAGAAAGCCTGGCCTCCTGCCAGCATGACTAAGCTTATGACGGTTCTGGTAGCTTATGATGCAATGGCAGAAGGGAAGTTTGCTTTAGATACGCAGGTAGAGGTGACGGCAAAATATGTAGACATTGCAGGCAGATATGCTCTAAGTAATAATAAGATGACTTTAGGTACGTCTTATACGGTCTCAGAATTAATTGATTTAATTATTGTACCGTCTTCGGCTGCAGCTACCTATATGCTGGCAGATTTAATAGAACCGGATCCTGACAAATTTGTAGGCCTGATGAATCAAAAAGCTAAATCTCTGGGAATGTCACAGACAAAATACTATAATTGTGTGGGGGTTAGGAATGATCTTCTTCAGCCTTACCAACCCGCCCAAATACCTATTAACAGTGATAATGTAACATCACCGGAAGATTATGCGCTGCTTTGCAGTTATTTTGTGAAAACTTATCCGGATATTCTGAACCACACCAAATATCCCAAAATTGTTGTGAAAGAGGGTACCCCTTATGAGGAGAAGTTTGATTCCTATCAGATCTCTTTGGAGGGCGCCAAATATGGGCTGAAAGGTACAGACGGCTTAAAAACAGGATCCAGCGATACCGCGGGTTTTAATTATTCATCCACTGCACAGAGAGGAGATACCCGGCTTATAGAGGTAGTTATGGGGGTATCTTATTGGGAGGACCAGACGGGAGAGGAGATCCGCCACCTTGTGGGCAATGCCATTATGGAGCAGGCCTTTGAAAAATACGAATATCGGTTAGTGCTAGAAGAAGGAAAGCATACAATTGGGGGAAAGGAAATTGTCACAGAAACGGATTTTTGGGACTGTGTACCTAAAAAGGTGAAAAAGATACCTTTTAACTTAAAAGATGGGAAGGTTTGTGTGGATCTTGAAAGGGAGTATCTTCCGGGATATGAGGCGCCCTCTGTGCCGTATCAGGCAGCTGGGACAGCCATTCCGGGAGGCAGGATTGCAGGGACAATCCTGAAAATAACTGCAGGTATTTTTATAGCAGCAGTGCTTGCCGTAGCAGTAAGAATAGGATATGTATACTACAAAAAGCAGCAGAGAAAGAGGAGGAGAAGAAAACACCAGGAGCGATCGCCCGGGCGGGGCCAAAAACATTTTCAATAA
- a CDS encoding D-2-hydroxyacid dehydrogenase, with product MKIVFLDAKTIGEDLDLSPFDKLGEVIKYPFSSAKDVPERVRDADVVILNKVQINEQTIHTAGQLKLVCVTATGTNNLDKKYLEERGIAWRNVAGYSTQSVAQHTFAMLFYLLEKLPYYDQYVKSRRYVNDTFFTHFEQVFHQLNSMTWGIIGLGSIGRRVADIARMFGARVIYCSPSGAPPQPGYDQVSFHDLLASSDIISVHAPLNKFTENLLDEQAFRQMRPHTIFLNLGRGQIVAEDALAAALKHHWIAAAGLDVLAVEPMSEDSPLLDLIDNPNLFITPHIGWASIEARTQLISIIAGQISDFFSQI from the coding sequence ATGAAAATTGTATTTTTGGATGCTAAAACTATAGGGGAGGATCTTGACTTATCCCCCTTCGACAAACTGGGGGAAGTAATTAAATACCCCTTTTCCTCTGCCAAGGATGTGCCCGAACGGGTGCGGGATGCTGATGTGGTCATCCTGAACAAGGTTCAGATAAATGAACAGACTATCCATACTGCCGGCCAATTAAAACTTGTCTGTGTCACCGCCACCGGGACTAACAATTTAGACAAAAAATACTTAGAGGAAAGGGGCATCGCCTGGAGGAATGTTGCCGGTTATTCTACACAATCTGTGGCCCAGCATACCTTCGCCATGCTTTTTTATCTTTTGGAAAAACTCCCTTACTATGATCAGTATGTTAAAAGCAGGCGCTATGTAAACGACACCTTTTTCACACATTTTGAACAGGTATTCCACCAGCTTAACTCCATGACCTGGGGGATTATTGGCCTGGGCAGCATTGGCCGCAGGGTGGCTGATATTGCCAGGATGTTTGGTGCGCGGGTCATCTATTGTTCTCCCTCAGGCGCCCCTCCTCAGCCAGGCTATGACCAGGTCAGTTTTCATGATCTGCTGGCCAGCTCAGACATAATCTCCGTCCACGCACCGCTCAATAAATTTACTGAAAACCTTCTGGATGAGCAGGCTTTCCGGCAAATGCGGCCACACACAATCTTTCTGAATCTGGGCCGGGGACAGATTGTTGCAGAGGATGCACTTGCAGCCGCACTTAAGCATCACTGGATCGCGGCTGCAGGCCTGGACGTGCTTGCCGTGGAACCAATGTCAGAGGACTCGCCGCTGCTTGATCTCATAGATAACCCCAACCTTTTCATCACCCCACATATTGGCTGGGCCAGTATAGAAGCCAGAACTCAGCTTATATCTATTATTGCAGGACAAATCAGCGACTTTTTCTCCCAGATTTAA
- a CDS encoding bacteriohemerythrin: MRAEFDESLVTGNEMIDTQHKELIDKINKLLDSCETNKDKLVAVKTLDYLADYTDFHFKAEEGLQAEIQYPGIKEHKAEHEHLRNVVNELYEMLEEEEGPSDAFVEQVNKNVIEWLYRHIKGFDRSVAEYKFMNDSSERL; encoded by the coding sequence ATGAGAGCAGAATTTGACGAGAGCCTTGTAACAGGGAATGAGATGATCGATACCCAGCATAAAGAGCTTATTGACAAGATTAATAAACTTCTTGACAGCTGTGAGACTAATAAGGACAAGCTGGTTGCGGTAAAGACGCTGGATTATCTTGCGGACTATACAGATTTCCATTTTAAGGCGGAGGAAGGCCTGCAGGCAGAAATCCAGTACCCTGGCATCAAGGAGCATAAGGCTGAACATGAGCATTTGAGAAATGTAGTCAATGAATTATATGAGATGCTGGAGGAAGAGGAAGGGCCTTCAGACGCTTTTGTTGAGCAGGTGAATAAGAATGTGATTGAATGGCTTTATAGGCATATCAAAGGCTTTGACCGTTCTGTTGCAGAATATAAATTTATGAATGACAGCAGTGAACGCCTGTAG
- a CDS encoding YitT family protein: MKTINLKKLAYDIMIDILGGLLIGAGIYNFAVNAEFPLAGISGIALIFYHLFQLPIGWVTMILNVPIAIGCYKTLGKEFFIRSVRTVIITSLIIDYVVPLFPVYTGDRMLAAICTGIFSGLGYALIFMNNSSTGGMDFITVAIKVKNPHLSLGKIVFITDAIIVTIGGVMFGDVDATIYGFIITYLLTVVIDKIMYGIDAGKMTLIVTEKGKEVAEKIDQYSGRGSTLLKGQGSYSGIEKEVVMCACNNKQMYTIRKLVKEIDPLAFTVIMESNEVVGEGFKEE; the protein is encoded by the coding sequence ATGAAAACAATTAATCTGAAAAAACTGGCATATGACATTATGATAGACATTCTTGGAGGACTGCTGATTGGGGCGGGGATTTATAATTTCGCAGTGAATGCTGAGTTTCCTTTGGCAGGAATCTCAGGTATAGCCTTAATTTTTTATCATTTGTTCCAACTGCCTATTGGATGGGTGACGATGATTCTAAATGTACCCATTGCCATCGGCTGCTATAAAACACTGGGGAAAGAATTTTTTATCAGATCTGTGCGTACTGTGATTATTACCTCCCTGATTATAGACTATGTAGTCCCGCTGTTTCCTGTATATACAGGCGACAGGATGCTGGCGGCTATATGTACGGGGATTTTCTCAGGACTTGGATATGCCTTGATCTTTATGAATAATTCCTCGACCGGGGGGATGGATTTTATTACCGTGGCCATTAAAGTGAAAAACCCCCATCTGAGCCTTGGGAAAATTGTCTTTATAACAGATGCGATTATAGTTACTATAGGCGGCGTCATGTTTGGGGATGTGGACGCCACTATTTATGGATTCATCATTACCTATTTGCTGACTGTTGTGATTGATAAGATTATGTATGGTATTGATGCAGGCAAGATGACATTGATTGTCACAGAAAAAGGAAAGGAAGTAGCAGAAAAAATCGATCAATATTCAGGCAGAGGCTCTACTTTGCTGAAAGGCCAGGGAAGCTATTCAGGCATTGAAAAAGAGGTGGTTATGTGTGCCTGCAATAATAAACAGATGTATACGATACGAAAACTTGTGAAGGAGATAGATCCCCTTGCATTCACGGTGATAATGGAATCCAATGAGGTGGTTGGGGAAGGATTCAAAGAAGAATAG
- a CDS encoding S8 family peptidase, with product MDSNICKERILSEDYRDFIVSDTRPFTLNGISDDQLCEQYADYGYRCIYISKVMADPVSLNRFYYSSIPRCYSLLSMESLNQAGILPIQNYPTLQLKGKNVMIGFIDTGIDYENSIFRNIDGTTRIAGIWDQTIQSGEPPQGFSYGSEYTMDMLNDALKLENPAALIPTQDDIGHGTFLASIAAGSGVPEEDFLGAAPESTLAVVRLKQAKQYLRDYYYIPNSVPCYQETDILLGLCYLNELAAQHNLPLVICMALGTNMGGHTGMLPLPTVLERYSTAANRIPVIGVGNEADQRHHYSHEINTSSSTDTVEVRVGENIDGFTMELWADIPNILSLSIISPSGETTSRIPINSDTESVFNFIFEKTKVTVNYRFIVERSTSELVFFRFSDPAPGIWKLVIEPIRVISGLYHIWLPQTEFLDGEVYFLNSNPYYTLMNPSNTKSTIVVSYYDGSNNGIALSSGRGYTRDEQINPDITAPGIQVKGALPGGRFAIRSGSSISAGITSGAAALLMEWVIYQLGTPGIDAYQIKSLFILGAVRPPSMTFPNREWGYGQLNLYNTFEESRNF from the coding sequence ATGGATTCTAATATATGTAAAGAACGGATTTTATCAGAAGATTATCGGGACTTCATTGTCTCTGACACAAGGCCATTTACACTCAATGGCATTTCAGACGATCAGCTATGTGAACAATATGCAGACTACGGATACCGCTGTATTTATATTTCAAAAGTTATGGCCGACCCTGTCAGCCTGAACCGGTTTTATTACAGTTCTATCCCCAGATGCTATTCTCTCCTGAGTATGGAATCACTGAATCAGGCTGGGATTCTGCCCATACAGAACTATCCTACTCTGCAGCTCAAGGGAAAAAACGTGATGATCGGATTTATTGACACAGGTATTGACTACGAGAACTCTATTTTTCGGAACATTGACGGCACTACACGAATTGCAGGTATCTGGGATCAGACCATTCAATCCGGGGAACCGCCCCAGGGGTTCTCCTACGGGAGTGAGTATACGATGGATATGCTGAATGATGCACTGAAGCTTGAAAATCCGGCTGCGCTCATCCCCACCCAGGATGATATCGGGCACGGTACTTTCCTGGCCAGCATAGCAGCAGGAAGTGGAGTGCCAGAAGAAGACTTCCTTGGGGCCGCCCCAGAATCAACCCTGGCAGTTGTACGCCTTAAGCAGGCAAAGCAATATCTCAGGGACTATTATTACATTCCAAATTCCGTCCCCTGTTACCAGGAAACAGACATTCTCCTTGGACTTTGTTACCTCAATGAACTGGCTGCCCAACATAATTTGCCTCTTGTTATATGCATGGCCCTGGGGACAAATATGGGGGGCCATACCGGCATGCTGCCCCTTCCTACAGTACTGGAGCGCTACAGCACTGCTGCCAACCGCATTCCCGTAATAGGTGTGGGCAATGAGGCAGATCAGAGACATCACTACTCCCATGAAATCAACACGTCTTCCAGCACGGATACAGTGGAAGTCAGGGTGGGGGAAAATATAGATGGTTTTACTATGGAGCTGTGGGCAGATATTCCAAATATCCTTTCCCTGTCTATTATTTCTCCATCAGGTGAAACCACCTCCAGAATCCCAATAAATTCTGATACGGAATCCGTATTTAACTTTATATTTGAAAAAACTAAAGTCACCGTCAACTACCGTTTTATTGTGGAGCGCAGCACTTCAGAATTGGTTTTCTTCCGCTTCAGTGACCCGGCTCCGGGAATATGGAAACTAGTCATCGAACCCATCCGCGTCATCAGCGGCCTGTACCATATCTGGCTGCCCCAGACCGAATTTTTGGACGGGGAAGTTTACTTTCTGAACTCTAATCCCTACTACACACTGATGAATCCCTCTAACACAAAAAGTACGATTGTAGTTTCCTACTATGATGGAAGCAATAACGGCATTGCCCTAAGTTCGGGGAGGGGTTATACGCGGGATGAACAGATTAACCCTGATATAACCGCTCCTGGCATCCAAGTCAAAGGGGCCTTGCCAGGAGGCCGGTTTGCCATACGCTCAGGCTCCAGTATCTCCGCTGGTATTACATCAGGCGCAGCAGCCCTTCTCATGGAATGGGTAATCTACCAGCTGGGAACCCCCGGCATAGATGCATATCAGATTAAAAGCCTGTTTATTCTGGGAGCTGTCCGCCCTCCATCTATGACTTTCCCAAACAGAGAATGGGGATACGGGCAGCTAAACTTGTATAACACCTTCGAAGAATCCAGAAATTTCTGA
- a CDS encoding zinc-ribbon domain-containing protein — protein MKTFFEDLGRKIGETAETVTNRASEAVEVQRIRNQIRSLERGNERDYMDLGRIVYRYYKDGGDVGEEAESYCQAVKDRKETILEYEKEAAEIKGNTRCKDCGQSVAKDMVYCPYCGTKVTEGQGDGSFSKEARKMAEDMEGHVRETAEAVADTVKEKAGDVAEKAQEAAGKMKDRTEEAASRVIDKTEEAADRMWDKTASAADTVRDKAAETADMMRDRVSGAADTVKEKAAETADTMKEKTADLAESMKEKAADAAETVKEKAEKLEEKMKGFTQE, from the coding sequence ATGAAAACATTTTTTGAGGACTTAGGCAGAAAAATCGGAGAGACTGCCGAGACAGTAACAAATAGGGCAAGTGAGGCCGTTGAAGTACAGAGGATCAGGAACCAAATCAGAAGTCTTGAGAGAGGAAATGAAAGGGATTACATGGATTTGGGCAGGATTGTTTATCGGTACTACAAAGACGGCGGAGATGTGGGCGAAGAGGCAGAAAGCTATTGCCAGGCTGTGAAAGACAGGAAAGAGACTATTCTTGAGTATGAAAAGGAGGCAGCGGAGATTAAGGGAAATACAAGATGTAAAGATTGCGGGCAGTCCGTTGCAAAGGATATGGTTTACTGTCCATACTGCGGCACAAAGGTAACTGAGGGCCAGGGTGACGGGAGCTTTTCAAAGGAGGCTAGGAAAATGGCGGAAGATATGGAGGGACATGTCAGGGAAACAGCCGAGGCAGTGGCTGACACGGTAAAGGAGAAAGCTGGGGATGTGGCTGAGAAGGCACAGGAAGCAGCAGGTAAAATGAAGGATAGGACTGAGGAGGCTGCCAGCAGGGTAATAGATAAGACAGAAGAAGCAGCTGACAGAATGTGGGATAAAACTGCCAGTGCAGCGGATACTGTGAGGGATAAAGCAGCAGAGACAGCAGATATGATGAGAGACAGGGTTTCGGGAGCAGCAGATACGGTAAAGGAGAAAGCAGCAGAAACAGCAGACACTATGAAAGAAAAGACGGCAGACCTGGCGGAATCTATGAAAGAAAAGGCAGCTGACGCGGCAGAGACAGTAAAAGAAAAAGCAGAAAAACTGGAAGAGAAAATGAAAGGGTTTACGCAGGAGTAG
- the pepT gene encoding peptidase T: protein MRAYERLLKYVVVRTPSDENSQSVPSSQCQFELAHLLVQELKDLGVSDAAVDGQCYVYAHIPATPGYEDKTKLGFIAHMDTVSDFCGCDIKPIVTKNYDGKDFALGTSGRTITTSAFPHLPSLKGRTLITSDGTTILGADDKAGIAEILTMVEYLDKENIPHGPLSIAFTPDEEIGAGAAHFDVERFGADYAYTLDGDTEGEIQYENFNACKAVFEIEGVSVHPGSSKNTMVNASLVAMEINSMLPSGDTPRNTEDYEGFYHLVNMNGDVGHAELNYIIRDHDAAAFEVRQQTLSHIEKLLNEKWGPGTVRLTITQQYRNMAEIIKDCQHLIKNAEKACRKAGIAPLILPIRGGTDGAQLSFKGLPCPNLGTGGHGYHGPYEHITAEGMDLAVKIILELIKIYSGPKTPMQA, encoded by the coding sequence ATGAGAGCTTATGAAAGATTATTAAAGTATGTTGTTGTCCGCACACCCAGCGACGAAAACAGCCAGAGTGTACCATCCTCCCAATGCCAGTTTGAATTGGCACATTTGCTTGTACAGGAGCTAAAAGATCTGGGGGTATCCGATGCAGCAGTAGACGGGCAGTGTTATGTCTATGCCCATATCCCAGCGACCCCAGGTTATGAAGATAAAACTAAACTTGGCTTTATCGCCCACATGGATACCGTATCTGATTTCTGCGGCTGCGACATAAAACCTATTGTCACTAAAAATTACGATGGGAAGGATTTTGCCCTCGGCACAAGCGGACGTACAATCACCACATCCGCTTTCCCACATCTGCCCAGCCTGAAAGGCCGCACATTGATCACCAGTGACGGGACAACCATACTGGGGGCAGACGATAAGGCTGGGATTGCAGAGATCCTGACTATGGTCGAATATCTGGATAAAGAAAACATTCCCCATGGCCCGCTATCCATTGCTTTTACTCCTGATGAAGAGATTGGCGCCGGGGCGGCACATTTTGATGTGGAAAGATTTGGAGCAGACTATGCCTATACTCTGGACGGCGATACAGAAGGAGAAATACAATACGAAAATTTTAACGCCTGCAAGGCTGTCTTTGAAATTGAAGGGGTAAGCGTGCACCCTGGCTCCAGTAAAAATACCATGGTAAACGCCAGCCTCGTGGCCATGGAAATCAATTCTATGCTGCCCTCTGGCGATACACCCAGGAATACCGAAGATTATGAAGGTTTTTACCATCTTGTAAATATGAATGGGGATGTAGGACATGCAGAGCTCAACTATATTATCCGGGATCACGATGCCGCTGCATTTGAAGTCCGTCAGCAGACTCTAAGCCATATCGAAAAACTTCTGAACGAGAAATGGGGCCCGGGAACTGTCCGTCTTACTATCACACAACAATACCGCAATATGGCTGAAATTATAAAAGACTGCCAGCATCTTATTAAAAACGCTGAAAAAGCCTGCAGAAAAGCGGGCATCGCCCCCTTAATCCTCCCTATACGCGGAGGTACAGATGGGGCACAATTAAGTTTCAAAGGACTTCCCTGCCCGAATCTGGGCACAGGCGGCCACGGATACCACGGCCCATATGAGCATATAACAGCGGAAGGAATGGACTTGGCCGTAAAAATTATACTGGAACTCATTAAAATTTATTCAGGCCCAAAGACCCCGATGCAAGCATAA
- the nudC gene encoding NAD(+) diphosphatase yields MIQDIAPHVYRNEYNPVPPDRTSIALYYENHTALVKKTRQGIEFPVFKDLEHLNEDIYDHYTYLFSIDGERYYLVKDINREPISLFSLENIEIFRTAKPQYRAFAGITGYQLYNWYKNRRYCGRCGSVMKPDTKERMLFCEKCRNMEYPKICPAVIIGVLDGNRILMSKYAGRVYKKYALLAGFVEVGETVEETVKREVMEEVGLKVKNVRYYKSQPWSFSDTVLMGFYCDLDGGDKITLDEDELALAEWFDREDIPVEPASDSLTNEMIIKFKNGEI; encoded by the coding sequence ATGATTCAGGATATTGCACCCCATGTGTACAGAAATGAATATAATCCAGTGCCGCCCGATCGGACAAGTATTGCGCTGTATTATGAAAATCATACAGCACTTGTGAAAAAGACACGGCAGGGAATAGAGTTTCCTGTATTTAAGGACCTGGAGCATCTGAATGAGGATATTTACGATCATTATACATATCTGTTTTCCATAGATGGAGAAAGATACTATCTTGTGAAAGATATAAACAGAGAACCTATATCCTTATTTTCACTGGAGAATATAGAGATCTTCCGGACAGCCAAACCTCAATACCGGGCCTTTGCTGGCATCACAGGATACCAGCTGTATAATTGGTATAAAAACCGCCGGTACTGTGGCAGGTGTGGTTCTGTGATGAAGCCGGACACGAAGGAGAGGATGCTGTTCTGCGAAAAGTGCCGTAATATGGAATACCCCAAGATCTGTCCAGCCGTAATTATCGGGGTTTTGGACGGCAACCGTATTCTGATGTCAAAATATGCAGGAAGAGTTTATAAAAAATATGCCCTTCTTGCAGGCTTTGTGGAAGTTGGGGAGACTGTGGAAGAAACCGTGAAGAGGGAAGTCATGGAAGAGGTTGGCCTGAAGGTGAAGAATGTCCGTTATTACAAGAGCCAGCCGTGGTCGTTCAGCGATACAGTGCTTATGGGTTTCTATTGTGACTTAGACGGCGGAGATAAAATTACACTGGATGAGGATGAGCTGGCGCTGGCAGAATGGTTTGACAGGGAAGATATTCCTGTAGAGCCGGCAAGTGACAGCCTGACAAATGAAATGATTATCAAATTTAAAAATGGTGAAATTTAG
- a CDS encoding signal peptidase II codes for MAILILMSLTLCLTLLDIVIKSLIEGAIEEGEERRILGGRAMIRKVYNKGMTLNLLEGRPETVRLLSALVTMVITIYQLFTLMRRGMRLKKAGLSLMTAGAWSNTFDRWVRGYVIDYVGFKTKWEKITRITYNFGDFFIVAGSILMMLSSIFKSGRKSR; via the coding sequence ATGGCAATACTGATTTTAATGAGCCTGACACTTTGTCTCACCCTGCTTGATATTGTGATTAAATCGCTGATAGAAGGGGCAATAGAAGAGGGGGAAGAGCGAAGGATACTCGGCGGCCGGGCCATGATCCGCAAAGTATATAACAAAGGGATGACTCTGAATCTGCTGGAAGGGCGTCCTGAGACTGTCAGGCTTCTGTCTGCCCTTGTGACGATGGTCATTACTATTTATCAGTTGTTTACCTTGATGAGAAGAGGGATGCGGCTTAAAAAGGCAGGCTTGTCCCTGATGACTGCAGGGGCCTGGAGCAATACATTTGACAGATGGGTGAGAGGATATGTAATCGATTATGTAGGGTTTAAGACTAAATGGGAAAAAATCACGCGAATTACGTATAATTTCGGTGATTTTTTCATTGTGGCAGGAAGCATACTTATGATGCTTTCCTCTATCTTTAAATCTGGGAGAAAAAGTCGCTGA